A single Bacteroidales bacterium DNA region contains:
- a CDS encoding replication-associated recombination protein A, protein MNLPLAERLRPKTLDGYIGQEHLVGDNAVLRKIIESGNLPSFIMWGPPGVGKTTLAKIIANTLERPFYSLSAVSSGVKDVRNVISKAKSKSFFSTPNAILFIDEIHRFSKSQQDSLLGAVEEGVITLIGATTENPSFEVISPLLSRCQVYVLQSLSKNNLEELLNNALTNDIDLKKKDIKVEEKHALFLHSGGDARKLYNIIELTVNSFREGQAIVINDEVVTNVLQREIASYDKNGEMHYDIISAFIKSVRGSDPNAAVYWLARMTEGGEDLKFIARRLLILAAEDIGLANPNALLIANNCFSAVNVVGYPESRIILAEATIYLSNSPKSNSAYEAINKAQELVRKTGNLPVPLHLRNSPTKLMKELGYGKDYKYAHSYKDNFAEQEFLPEDIAKTKLYDPQDNSHENISKELIRKRWKNKYK, encoded by the coding sequence TTGAATTTACCACTTGCAGAACGATTAAGACCGAAAACTTTGGACGGTTATATCGGACAAGAGCATCTTGTCGGAGATAATGCAGTATTGCGTAAAATTATTGAATCCGGAAATTTACCGTCGTTTATAATGTGGGGCCCGCCCGGTGTAGGAAAAACAACATTAGCAAAAATCATTGCAAATACATTGGAAAGGCCGTTTTATTCTTTAAGTGCAGTCAGTTCCGGAGTTAAAGATGTTCGAAATGTCATTAGTAAAGCAAAAAGTAAAAGTTTCTTTTCAACCCCTAATGCTATTCTTTTTATTGATGAGATACATCGTTTCAGCAAATCGCAACAAGATTCATTATTGGGTGCTGTTGAAGAAGGTGTTATAACATTGATAGGAGCAACCACAGAAAATCCTTCGTTTGAAGTTATTTCACCTTTGCTTTCAAGATGTCAAGTTTATGTTCTGCAATCATTAAGTAAAAATAATCTTGAAGAACTTTTAAATAATGCACTTACAAATGATATTGATCTTAAAAAGAAAGATATAAAAGTTGAAGAAAAGCATGCATTATTTCTTCATTCGGGTGGTGATGCTCGTAAATTGTATAACATAATTGAATTGACTGTTAATTCTTTCCGCGAAGGGCAGGCAATTGTAATTAATGATGAAGTAGTAACCAATGTCTTGCAAAGAGAAATTGCTTCATATGACAAAAACGGTGAGATGCATTATGATATTATTTCCGCTTTTATTAAATCTGTAAGAGGAAGTGATCCTAATGCCGCAGTATATTGGTTAGCGAGAATGACAGAAGGAGGCGAAGATCTGAAATTCATTGCTCGCAGATTATTGATTCTCGCAGCCGAAGATATTGGATTAGCAAATCCTAATGCATTATTAATAGCAAACAATTGTTTTTCTGCCGTAAATGTTGTCGGTTATCCGGAATCAAGGATTATACTGGCTGAAGCAACGATCTATCTATCCAATTCACCAAAGAGTAATTCAGCATATGAAGCAATTAATAAGGCGCAAGAATTAGTCAGAAAAACCGGAAATTTACCGGTACCTTTGCATTTAAGAAATTCCCCCACAAAACTTATGAAAGAACTCGGATATGGTAAAGATTATAAGTATGCTCATTCATATAAAGATAATTTTGCTGAACAAGAGTTTCTTCCTGAAGATATTGCAAAAACAAAATTATATGATCCACAAGATAATTCTCATGAAAATATTTCAAAAGAACTCATCAGAAAACGTTGGAAAAATAAATATAAATAA
- a CDS encoding SPOR domain-containing protein — protein MKITKFLISGLFIILFSGVVFGQSVTYSSAESLFDDSQKKIMDKAEKYIEMGNKKIKQAKTIEDKYKKPEKKKKKKKKKAKASKFDKKTWEAKKFRIQAERDFLKGYEAAITVYSEIIVAANFYDAGDESEANALNDDAVDLIAEADRDMSRYNKMTNDKKALKKLPSSSLKSAISKSNSKKKSAYEKQKEALDLVLAQGRKKEEKERDDRAWQNAQDINTIASYQDYIDNFPSGKYVNKARQMIRQLKAEEEKNRTSVVSDYIFMVQIAASKNTLGKYTLAAKYNNTDEIKRVYIDYYYKYRVGNFTNYNDAAALRDRLLRSTVHDAFIVVFDKNGNQIEVTDGMKN, from the coding sequence GGCAGAAAGTTTATTCGATGATTCTCAAAAGAAAATCATGGATAAGGCAGAGAAGTATATCGAAATGGGAAACAAAAAAATTAAACAAGCAAAAACAATAGAAGATAAATATAAAAAGCCTGAAAAGAAAAAGAAGAAAAAGAAGAAAAAAGCAAAAGCAAGTAAATTTGATAAAAAAACTTGGGAAGCTAAAAAATTCAGAATTCAGGCTGAAAGAGATTTTTTAAAAGGCTATGAAGCTGCAATTACTGTTTATTCTGAAATAATTGTTGCTGCAAATTTTTATGATGCAGGAGATGAAAGTGAAGCAAATGCCTTGAATGATGATGCAGTTGATCTGATAGCCGAAGCTGATAGAGACATGTCAAGATATAATAAAATGACAAATGATAAAAAAGCTTTAAAAAAATTGCCGTCTTCAAGTTTAAAAAGTGCAATAAGTAAATCTAACAGCAAGAAAAAAAGCGCATATGAAAAACAAAAAGAAGCATTAGATTTAGTATTGGCACAAGGAAGAAAAAAAGAAGAAAAAGAAAGAGATGACAGAGCTTGGCAAAATGCACAAGACATCAATACAATTGCTTCATATCAAGATTATATCGATAATTTTCCTTCAGGTAAATATGTGAATAAAGCAAGACAAATGATTAGGCAGTTAAAAGCAGAAGAAGAAAAAAACAGAACTTCTGTTGTTTCCGATTATATTTTTATGGTTCAAATTGCTGCGTCAAAGAATACTCTCGGAAAATATACATTAGCTGCAAAATACAATAATACGGATGAAATTAAAAGAGTTTATATTGATTATTATTACAAATACAGAGTAGGAAATTTTACTAATTATAATGATGCCGCTGCTCTGAGAGATCGATTGTTGAGATCAACAGTTCATGATGCATTTATTGTTGTATTTGATAAAAACGGCAATCAAATTGAAGTAACTGACGGAATGAAGAATTAA